A part of Streptomyces sp. DSM 40750 genomic DNA contains:
- a CDS encoding site-specific integrase: protein MKGSTHRRCYCRDPKTGKPLGKKCPQLSSRKHGSYSIRQELPPNEDGTRRSFSRAGYDSLKDAQADLDHVRSLLALADSDDSDSLQRLVAMLEEVSVEKAPLPAIEETRRRLRAGLALRGSLTVGEWLDQWFAAKKRRKTTLNGYASHIRVHLKPRIGHVRLDRLNVGHLVEMFDAIADENEVIAAENEARREQIARCKPSKPGRPVGAERKLLAAERAKLAEMKPFRKTTGPASRQAIRRTLRAALNSAIAQQLITFNPASHVELESGRRPKPLLWTDERVRRWRETGEMPGPVMVWTPQQFGAFLDAAEGDRLYAIFPLMGTRGLRRGEAVGQDWHEIDLDAGLITPAKEIVVDGWDPYESEPKTDGSANTIALDSMNIAALRDHKALQEKERKEWGTAWQNTGKVFTKEDGSWLHPETVSEAFRRILATTDLPPITLRDLRHVAATLTHGGGGDIHTVKETLRHSTITLTSDTYTSLLPELDRDIAEKAAKLIPRSRPAAVDPSAQAASIPQATSASAHASLTQWLQNEAAPDPTEAESGAA from the coding sequence TTGAAGGGCTCCACCCACCGCCGCTGCTACTGCCGCGACCCCAAGACCGGCAAACCGCTCGGCAAGAAGTGCCCCCAGCTCTCCAGCCGCAAGCACGGCTCGTACTCCATACGCCAGGAGCTCCCGCCCAACGAGGACGGCACCCGTCGCTCCTTCAGCCGCGCCGGCTACGACTCCCTGAAGGACGCTCAGGCGGACCTCGACCACGTCCGCTCCCTGCTCGCCCTGGCGGACAGCGACGACTCCGACAGCCTCCAGCGCCTCGTCGCCATGCTGGAGGAGGTCTCAGTCGAGAAAGCCCCGCTGCCGGCCATCGAGGAGACCCGCCGCCGTCTGCGGGCCGGCCTGGCCCTCCGCGGCAGCCTCACCGTCGGCGAGTGGCTCGACCAGTGGTTCGCCGCGAAGAAGCGCCGCAAGACCACGCTCAACGGCTACGCGTCCCACATCCGCGTCCATCTGAAGCCCCGCATCGGGCACGTACGCCTCGACCGCCTCAACGTCGGCCACCTGGTGGAGATGTTCGACGCGATCGCCGACGAGAACGAGGTGATCGCGGCCGAGAACGAAGCCCGGCGAGAGCAGATCGCCCGCTGCAAGCCGAGCAAGCCCGGTCGCCCCGTCGGAGCCGAGCGGAAGCTGCTCGCGGCCGAACGGGCCAAGCTGGCGGAGATGAAGCCGTTCCGGAAGACAACCGGCCCGGCCAGTCGTCAGGCGATCCGCCGCACTCTCCGCGCGGCCCTCAACTCCGCGATCGCCCAGCAGCTGATCACCTTCAACCCGGCCTCCCACGTCGAGTTGGAGTCCGGCAGGCGCCCGAAGCCCCTCCTGTGGACGGACGAGCGGGTCCGGCGGTGGCGCGAGACGGGCGAGATGCCTGGCCCGGTCATGGTGTGGACCCCGCAGCAGTTCGGCGCCTTCCTCGACGCCGCCGAGGGCGACCGCCTGTACGCGATCTTCCCTCTCATGGGTACGCGCGGCCTCCGGCGGGGCGAGGCAGTCGGCCAGGACTGGCACGAGATCGACCTCGACGCCGGCCTCATCACCCCCGCCAAGGAGATCGTGGTGGACGGCTGGGACCCCTACGAGTCCGAGCCGAAGACGGACGGCAGCGCGAACACGATCGCGCTCGACAGCATGAACATCGCCGCCCTGCGCGACCACAAGGCCCTCCAGGAGAAGGAGCGCAAGGAGTGGGGCACCGCCTGGCAGAACACCGGAAAGGTGTTCACCAAGGAGGACGGCTCCTGGCTCCACCCGGAGACGGTCTCGGAAGCGTTCCGCCGCATCCTGGCCACAACCGACCTGCCACCCATCACCCTGCGGGACCTTCGTCACGTCGCCGCGACGCTCACGCACGGAGGCGGCGGCGACATCCACACGGTGAAGGAGACCCTGCGCCACTCCACCATCACGCTGACCTCGGACACATACACGAGCCTGCTCCCTGAGCTGGACCGCGACATCGCCGAGAAGGCAGCGAAGCTGATCCCTCGATCGCGTCCGGCAGCTGTTGATCCGTCCGCCCAAGCAGCGTCCATTCCGCAGGCCACGAGCGCATCCGCTCACGCATCGCTCACGCAGTGGCTTCAAAACGAAGCAGCGCCCGACCCGACCGAAGCCGAATCAGGCGCTGCGTAG
- a CDS encoding amino acid permease has product MTDDDIARGAPGASAPDSVSVPAPMSDEERLAQLGYTQVLARRMSAFSNYAVSFTIISVLSGCMTLYLFGMNTGGPAVIIWGWVAVGLMTLFVGLAMAEICSAYPTSAGLYFWAHRLAPERSAAAWAWFTGWFNVLGQVAVTAGIDFGAASFLAAYLNLEFGFEVTPGRTILLFAGILVLHGLLNTFGVRIVGLLNSISVWWHVVGVVVIVGALVIVPDDHQSASFVFTEFVNNTGWSSGLYVVLLGLLMAQYTFTGYDASAHMTEETHDASTAGPKGIVQSIWTSWVAGFVLLLGFTFAIQSYDGALASKTGVPPAQILLDALGATGGKLLLLVIIGAQLFCGMASVTANSRMIYAFSRDGALPFSHVWHTVSPRTRTPVAAVWLAAGGALLLGLPYLINVTAYAAVTSIAVIGLYIAYVIPTLLRLRKGEAFERGPWHLGRWSRTIGLVAVVWVFVITVLFMLPQLSPVTWENFNYAPVAVLVVLGFAAIWWAASARHWFLNPEHERSVAREAARKGAPEPVDP; this is encoded by the coding sequence ATGACAGATGACGACATAGCCCGTGGGGCGCCCGGGGCCTCGGCGCCGGACTCGGTCTCGGTGCCGGCGCCGATGTCGGACGAGGAACGGCTGGCCCAGCTGGGCTACACGCAGGTCCTCGCCCGCCGTATGTCCGCGTTCTCCAACTACGCGGTCTCCTTCACGATCATCTCGGTCCTGTCCGGCTGTATGACCCTCTACCTGTTCGGCATGAACACCGGTGGGCCTGCGGTGATCATCTGGGGCTGGGTCGCGGTCGGCCTGATGACCCTCTTCGTGGGTCTGGCCATGGCCGAGATCTGTTCGGCCTACCCGACCTCCGCGGGCCTGTACTTCTGGGCCCATCGACTGGCCCCCGAGCGCAGCGCGGCCGCCTGGGCGTGGTTCACGGGCTGGTTCAACGTGCTCGGCCAGGTCGCCGTCACCGCGGGCATCGACTTCGGCGCGGCGTCCTTCCTGGCGGCGTATCTGAACCTCGAGTTCGGCTTCGAGGTGACGCCGGGCCGGACGATCCTGCTGTTCGCCGGGATCCTGGTGCTGCACGGCCTCCTGAACACGTTCGGCGTACGCATCGTCGGTCTGCTGAACAGCATCAGCGTGTGGTGGCACGTCGTGGGCGTCGTGGTCATCGTCGGCGCGCTGGTGATCGTCCCCGACGACCACCAGTCGGCGTCCTTCGTGTTCACCGAGTTCGTCAACAACACGGGCTGGAGCAGCGGGTTGTACGTGGTGCTGCTGGGCCTGCTGATGGCGCAGTACACCTTCACCGGCTACGACGCCTCCGCCCATATGACGGAGGAGACGCACGACGCGTCGACGGCCGGCCCCAAGGGCATCGTCCAGTCCATCTGGACGTCATGGGTGGCGGGCTTCGTGCTCCTCCTCGGCTTCACCTTCGCCATCCAGTCCTACGACGGCGCTCTCGCATCGAAGACCGGAGTACCGCCCGCCCAGATCCTCCTGGACGCGCTGGGTGCGACCGGCGGCAAACTCCTCCTCCTCGTCATCATCGGCGCCCAGCTCTTCTGCGGCATGGCCTCCGTGACCGCGAACAGCCGCATGATCTACGCCTTCTCACGCGACGGCGCCCTGCCGTTCTCCCACGTCTGGCACACCGTCAGCCCCCGCACCCGCACCCCCGTGGCGGCGGTCTGGCTGGCGGCGGGCGGCGCGCTGCTGCTGGGACTCCCGTACCTGATCAATGTCACGGCGTATGCCGCCGTCACGTCGATCGCGGTGATCGGCCTCTACATCGCGTACGTCATCCCGACCCTGCTGCGGCTCCGCAAGGGCGAGGCCTTCGAACGGGGACCCTGGCATCTGGGCCGCTGGTCGCGCACGATCGGCCTCGTCGCGGTGGTCTGGGTCTTCGTGATCACCGTCCTGTTCATGCTTCCGCAGCTGTCCCCGGTCACCTGGGAGAACTTCAACTACGCCCCGGTCGCCGTGCTGGTCGTGCTGGGCTTCGCCGCGATCTGGTGGGCCGCCTCCGCCCGGCACTGGTTCCTCAACCCCGAGCACGAGCGGAGCGTGGCCCGGGAGGCGGCGCGGAAGGGAGCGCCGGAGCCGGTCGATCCGTAG